The DNA region ACTACCTGGTCGGCCGGCACGGCGAGTTCGGCAGGCTGGCCGACATCCTGATCCCGTTCCTGGTCACCCGGCAGGTGATCTGCGGTGCGGGCAAGGTGCTGCAGACGCCGCGGGGCGCGGTCTACTGCGTCAGCCAGCGGGCCGAGCACATCTGGGAGGGCGTCTCCAGCGCCACCACCAGGTCCCGGCCGATCATCAACACCCGCGACGAGCCGCACGCGGATGCCGAGCGCTTCCGCCGCCTGCACGTCATCGTGGGCGACTCCAACATGAGCGAGACGACGACGATGCTCAAGGTCGCGAGCTGTGACCTCGTCCTGCGGATGATCGAGGAGGGCGTGTTGATGCGCGACCTCACGATGGAGAACCCGATCCGCGCGATCCGCGAGATCTCCCACGACGTCAC from Sporichthyaceae bacterium includes:
- a CDS encoding proteasome accessory factor PafA2 family protein, whose amino-acid sequence is MDRRIFGLENEYGVTCTFKGQRRLSPDEVARYLFRRVVSWGRSSNVFLRNGARLYLDVGSHPEYATPECDSVIDLVTHDKAGERILEGLLVDAERRLREEGIAGDVYLFKNNTDSAGNSYGCHENYLVGRHGEFGRLADILIPFLVTRQVICGAGKVLQTPRGAVYCVSQRAEHIWEGVSSATTRSRPIINTRDEPHADAERFRRLHVIVGDSNMSETTTMLKVASCDLVLRMIEEGVLMRDLTMENPIRAIREISHDVT